In Rhodothermus bifroesti, a single genomic region encodes these proteins:
- the rpsS gene encoding 30S ribosomal protein S19, producing the protein MARSLKKGPYVHYKLLRKVEELNRSGQKKVIKTWSRASMIIPEFVGHTFAVHNGRQFIPVYVTENMVGHRLGEFAPTRTFRGHAGDKKDKRGRR; encoded by the coding sequence ATGGCGCGTTCGCTCAAAAAAGGACCCTACGTACATTACAAGCTGCTTCGGAAAGTCGAAGAGCTTAACCGGAGCGGCCAGAAAAAGGTGATTAAGACCTGGAGTCGCGCTTCGATGATTATTCCGGAGTTTGTTGGGCACACGTTTGCGGTGCACAACGGGCGGCAGTTTATACCGGTCTATGTCACCGAGAACATGGTCGGCCACCGGTTAGGAGAATTTGCGCCGACGCGAACCTTCCGCGGCCACGCGGGCGACAAGAAAGACAAGCGCGGTCGTCGTTAA